The following coding sequences are from one Cercospora beticola chromosome 4, complete sequence window:
- the COX15 gene encoding Cytochrome c oxidase assembly protein cox15, translated as MLAQSRVIARRAPTAALRRNFTTTRPQFGSPYHYPEGPRSNIPFNPLTRFFAFRYWAFMATGFGLPFGIAVWQTYKNQ; from the exons ATGCTCGCCCAATCCCGTGTCATCGCGCGCCGCGCACCAACTGCCGCTCTCCGCCGCAACTTTACAACCACCCGCCCACAGTTCGGCTCGCCATACCACTACCCAGAGGGTCCACGAAGCAACATCCCATTCAACCCTCTGACCAGATTCTTTGCCTTCCGGTACTGGGCATTTATGG CTACTGGATTTGGACTGCCATTCGGCATTGCTG TCTGGCAAACGTACAAGAACCAATAG
- a CDS encoding uncharacterized protein (BUSCO:EOG09260JO5), whose amino-acid sequence MRNLRNISHSIFHFPASDSESPLTATAWDGPSNLICAFGPTPTNPAITLKRYNKTQNTPSSDGALIASWDAPSPNPDLPYDKILNIHSHPDQGTISLILAGGDIIVVREDPQDGQDLIEIVGSVDVGISAAEWSPDEELLVIVTKAQTILFMNRDYESTTDGSAIELRPEDVLHSANLHVDVGWGKKETQFLGPGARAKGLKDPTVKDVVDRGVLSQYDDGESVGVSWRGDGEFVAVNSVVEVDGREDGEKLRRRLVRVYSREGVLDSASEPVDGLESAVAWKPSGQIIAGVQRRETEERIDVVFFERNGLRHGEFELRLSKDECDTFGQKIDLQWNSDSSVLAVSMKDRVQLWTMGNYHYYLKQDISITPSGDDKVKTNWHSEKPLQLASHTGQDLRWLNYSFEVSRGSVKPPFDYGVVAVIDGKRLKVTPLRTANVPPPMAFDEIDLPDNAIDVAVDPSGMRIGVLHSNKISVLNCNYSQKPARKAKILESLHLDLPPGTSGQQLCFDADDGIVVASSTPAEEGTRISTVSDFGTSDMRIETEVVSLFRPTNHDRILFEDSKGAVHDFQTKEIVGTLPNACPQVEVWHGDDGDILFGLTAGGLLHIQSDLQKLRITGCTSFAVTHTHLVYTTSNHLLKFVHLQNDSELEVPPDEPEKDERCRNIERGAKLVTVMPGAYSLVLQMPRGNLETIYPRALVLAGIRHEISKREYKKAFLICRTQRVDMNILHDYAPEQFMNDVELFIKQVKKVEYIDLFLSSLSEEDVSQTIYKETLKSQGSSSGMNGLTNGNITQSTGSTTSKVNKVCDAFLKALSNQEQTYLQSIITAHVCKDPPDLPAGLALVSTLRKEGRQDQLEQAVDHICFLADANRLYDTALGIYDLEVTLLVAQQSQKDPREYLPYLQSLKDMEPLRQRFAIDNDLKRHVKALGHLHALEAFDEVKAYAAKHELYSQAIELYRYDNARLTELTRIYADFLLSRNRYKEAGIAFEYIGNYSAAFEAYRSVGSLWRECLSCTADMPEEQVLAAARDLAEGCEESKDYTSAATIHLEYLNDLNEACRLLCKAYAFAEAIRLVTQRKQLDLLKSVIDPGLIETSATTTELLAEMKTQLQHQLPRLRDLRQKKQEDPMAFLDGSGAAANVDIPDDISLAPTDATTSAGTFMTRYTGNKSNLLGSVATDATRKTSKNRRKEERKRARGKKGTVYEEEYLVNSIERLIERLNETGSDVSRLVEGLMRRCMRERAVAVESAFADVEAACRSCLDEVFVVEDGAQQQAQPLQEQEQPGQSGLGPEMHRPWGGEGVLFEALTAKRKEKPVIKSFEKLGLLER is encoded by the coding sequence ATGAGGAACCTCCGCAACATCTCGCACTCAATTTTCCACTTTCCCGCCTCTGACTCCGAATCTCCACTCACAGCAACAGCCTGGGACGGCCCTTCAAATCTCATCTGCGCCTTTGGACCGACGCCCACAAACCCAGCGATAACTCTCAAGCGCTACAATAAGACCCAAAATACTCCCTCATCCGATGGCGCCCTCATCGCATCCTGGGACGCTCCTTCCCCAAACCCAGATCTTCCATACGACAAAATCTTGAACATCCACAGCCACCCGGACCAAGGCACCATCTCTCTCATCCTCGCCGGTGGagacatcatcgtcgtccgcGAAGACCCTCAAGATGGCCAAGACCTTATTGAAATCGTCGGATCCGTGGACGTGGGAATTTCTGCCGCGGAATGGTCGCCGGATGAAGAActgctcgtcatcgtcacgaAAGCCCAAACGATTCTGTTCATGAATCGGGATTATGAGAGTACGACTGATGGATCTGCGATTGAATTGCGTCCAGAAGATGTTTTGCATAGTGCGAATCTGCATGTGGATGTTGGGTGGGGAAAGAAGGAAACGCAGTTTTTGGGTCCTGGTGCGAGGGCGAAGGGTCTGAAGGATCCGACTGTGAAGGATGTGGTTGATCGTGGTGTTTTGAGTCAGTATGACGATGGCGAGAGTGTTGGAGTCAGCTGGAGAGGCGATGGCGAATTTGTTGCTGTGAATTCGGTCGTGGAAGTGGATGGGCGAGAGGACGGGGAGAAGTTGAGGCGGAGACTTGTGCGAGTCTACTCGAGAGAAGGCGTGCTTGACTCTGCTTCTGAGCCTGTCGATGGCTTGGAGAGTGCTGTCGCTTGGAAGCCCAGTGGGCAGATTATTGCTGGTGTGCAGAGACGAGAAACAGAAGAGCGAATCGATGTTGTATTCTTCGAGAGGAACGGTCTACGACACGGCGAATTCGAATTGAGGCTATCCAAGGACGAATGCGATACCTTTGGGCAAAAGATCGACCTGCAGTGGAATTCAGACTCTAGCGTCCTGGCTGTGAGTATGAAGGACAGAGTACAGCTATGGACGATGGGCAACTACCACTACTACCTCAAGCAGGATATCTCGATAACGCCATCGGGAGACGATAAAGTGAAAACGAACTGGCATTCCGAAAAGCCCTTGCAGCTGGCGTCTCATACTGGTCAGGATCTTAGATGGCTCAATTACTCTTTCGAGGTGTCCAGAGGAAGTGTCAAGCCACCTTTTGATTACGGGGTCGTGGCTGTGATTGACGGGAAGAGACTGAAGGTCACGCCGCTGCGGACTGCCAACGTTCCTCCACCAATGGCGTTTGACGAGATTGACCTGCCCGATAACGCGATAGATGTGGCTGTTGACCCGAGCGGCATGCGGATAGGAGTGCTGCACTCGAATAAGATCTCAGTACTGAACTGCAATTATAGTCAGAAGCCGGCTAGGAAAGCCAAGATACTAGAGTCTCTGCACTTGGATCTGCCACCTGGCACATCAGGACAACAGCTCTGCTTCGATGCGGATGACGGAATAGTTGTGGCCTCCTCGACACCAGCCGAAGAAGGCACGCGAATCAGCACTGTCTCGGACTTTGGTACATCCGATATGCGGATCGAGACGGAGGTGGTCTCGTTGTTCAGACCTACTAATCACGATCGGATACTGTTCGAGGATAGCAAGGGAGCTGTTCATGACTTTCAGACGAAAGAGATTGTCGGGACGCTCCCAAATGCCTGCCCGCAGGTGGAGGTGTGGCACGGCGACGACGGCGACATCCTTTTCGGTCTCACAGCGGGCGGGCTGCTGCACATCCAGAGCGACCTGCAGAAGTTGAGAATCACCGGGTGCACCTCATTTGCTGTAACTCATACGCATCTTGTGTACACGACCAGCAACCATCTGCTGAAGTTTGTGCATTTGCAAAACGACAGTGAGCTCGAAGTGCCGCCTGATGAGCCTGAGAAAGATGAAAGATGCAGAAACATTGAGAGAGGTGCGAAGTTGGTCACAGTCATGCCTGGTGCATACTCCCTCGTTCTGCAGATGCCACGAGGCAATCTCGAAACGATTTACCCACGAGCCTTGGTGCTAGCGGGTATTCGGCATGAGATCAGCAAGAGAGAGTACAAGAAGGCGTTTCTCATCTGCCGGACACAGAGAGTGGATATGAACATCTTGCACGATTATGCGCCTGAGCAGTTCATGAATGATGTTGAGCTCTTCATCAAGCAAGTGAAGAAAGTCGAATACATCGATCTTTTCCTCAGCTCGCTGTCCGAAGAGGATGTCAGCCAGACGATCTACAAGGAGACTTTGAAGTCGCAGGGCTCTTCATCAGGCATGAATGGGCTAACAAACGGCAATATCACGCAATCGACAGGATCGACAACGTCGAAGGTCAACAAGGTATGCGATGCTTTCCTCAAAGCACTTTCAAATCAAGAACAGACGTATCTGCAGTCGATCATCACAGCGCATGTCTGCAAAGATCCTCCAGATCTTCCTGCTGGTCTCGCGCTTGTCTCGACGCTTCGAAAGGAGGGCAGACAAGATCAGCTAGAGCAAGCTGTAGATCACATCTGCTTTCTGGCGGATGCGAACAGGCTCTACGACACGGCACTGGGTATCTACGATTTGGAGGTTACACTACTTGTGGCACAGCAATCGCAGAAAGACCCTCGGGAGTACCTACCCTATTTGCAGTCGCTGAAGGACATGGAGCCTCTTCGTCAGCGATTCGCCATCGACAATGATCTCAAGCGTCACGTCAAAGCTCTAGGCCACCTACATGCTCTTGAGGCCTTCGATGAAGTCAAAGCTTACGCTGCAAAGCATGAGCTATACAGTCAAGCGATTGAGCTTTACCGCTACGATAATGCGAGACTGACGGAGCTGACGCGGATATATGCCGACTTCTTGCTCTCGCGCAATCGCTACAAGGAAGCTGGTATCGCCTTCGAGTATATCGGCAACTACTCTGCTGCCTTTGAAGCATATCGCAGCGTGGGTTCCCTGTGGCGAGAATGTCTTTCATGCACGGCCGATATGCCTGAGGAGCAGGTCCTCGCCGCAGCACGCGATCTTGCAGAAGGCTGCGAGGAGTCCAAAGACTACACTTCAGCTGCAACAATCCACCTCGAATACCTCAATGATCTCAACGAGGCCTGCAGACTCCTATGCAAAGCATATGCTTTCGCAGAGGCTATTCGCCTCGTAACCCAACGCAAACAACTCGACCTGCTCAAATCCGTCATCGATCCTGGTCTTATCGAGACCTCCGCAACCACAACTGAGCTCCTCGCCGAGATGAAGACTCAGCTTCAACACCAACTCCCTCGCCTCCGTGATCTCCGACAGAAGAAACAAGAAGACCCGATGGCTTTCCTCGACGGCTCTGGCGCAGCAGCGAATGTGGATATCCCGGATGACATTTCCCTCGCACCTACAGATGCCACTACGAGCGCTGGTACGTTCATGACTCGGTATACTGGTAATAAGAGTAATCTGCTCGGGTCCGTTGCAACGGATGCGACACGAAAGACATCAAAGAATCGACGAAAAGAGGAGAGGAAGCGCGCGAGAGGAAAGAAGGGTACGGTGTATGAGGAAGAGTATCTGGTGAATTCGATCGAGAGATTGATTGAGAGGCTGAACGAGACGGGCTCCGATGTCAGTCGACTTGTGGAGGggttgatgaggaggtgTATGCGGGAACGAGCTGTTGCTGTGGAGTCAGCATTCGCAGATGTGGAGGCGGCGTGTAGGAGCTGCTTGGATGAAGTCTTTGTTGTCGAGGACGGtgctcagcagcaggctCAGCCTCTGcaggagcaagagcagccCGGGCAGTCCGGCCTGGGCCCGGAGATGCATCGTCCGTGGGGTGGCGAGGGTGTCTTGTTCGAGGCGTTGActgcgaagaggaaggagaagcctGTCATCAAGAGTTTTGAGAAGTTGGGACTGCTGGAGAGGTAG
- the XPO1 gene encoding Exportin-1 (BUSCO:EOG09260ABY), translating into MATTIEELDATVRAFYEGRGDQQKAAQASLNQFKENPDAWLMVDQILEKAQYPQTKYLGLQVLDNVIMTRWKVLPRDQCMGIRNFVVNVIIQQSSSEESLKKERALLNKLNLTLVSILKQEWPHNWPTFINEIVTSCRSSLPICENNMAILRLLSEEVFDFSAEQMTSTKTRQLKQSMCDEFTSIYQLCSEILRTADQPSLIKATLETLLRFLNWIPLGYIFETPPGTQMSLIELLRSRFLEVPEFRNITLKCLTEIGSLQTEQNWNEKLVEMFTETLTTISKIIPLTLDLKQTYASSNGRDQEFVQNLALFLCNFFSNHLSLIEALPNRDFLIHGHFYLIRISQIDDREIFKICLEYWTKLVCELYDEMQQIPITEMNPLINMSGMANGGGAMNPQILANYPLRKHKYTDVLSNLRQVMIEKMVRPEEVLIVENDEGEIVREFVKESDTIQLYKTTRECLVFLTHLDVVDTEQIMSEKLARQVDGTEWSWANCNTLCWAIGSISGAMNEETEKRFLVTVIKDLLGLTEMKRGKDNKAVVASNIMYIVGQYPRFLKAHWKFLKTVVNKLFEFMHETHEGVQDMACDTFIKIANKCKRHFVIQQPGETEPFIDEIVKTMRKITCDLSPQQVHTFYEACGYMISAQGHKNTQERLIGELMSLPNAAWDQIIQSAHQDPSILQNAETIKVVGNIMKTNVAACSSIGAYFYPQIGRIYMDMLTMYRASSQLIDEAVQRDGNIATKMPKVRGLRTIKKEILKLITTYVEKADDLEMVHTTLVPQLLEAILLDYKNNVPDAREAEVLAVITVLITKLQGMMTEQVPAILDNCFECTLDMINKDFSEYPEHRVEFFKLLRAINQRCFPALIKLDQAHFKLVIDSCMWASKHDNRAVEGEGLNMCIELVENMANHTDQQTCDAFFQSFYTTILQDVFFVLTDSDHKAGFKYQSMLLARLFWLVGANKISQPIYTPDQATAGTTNKDFLQNFVASLLSNAFPNLQAAQITNFIKQLFDSTEDLPKFKLILRDFLIQLKEFAGDNAELFQEDREKAIRDAKDAERERMSKVGGLLKPSELDEDDL; encoded by the exons ATGGCGACCACAATCGAAGAGCTCGACGCCACGGTGCGCGCCTTCTACGAGGGTCGTGGTGACCAGCAAAAGGCGGCACAAGCCTCACTCAATCAATTCAAAGAGAACCCCGATGCCTGGCTCATGGTCGACCAGATCCTCGAAAAGGCGCAATACCCTCAGACTAAGTACCTTGGGCTGCAGGTGCTCGACAACGTGATCATGACGCGGTGGAAGGTGCTGCCGCGAGACCAGTGCATGGGCATCCGGAATTTCGTCGTCAACGTTATCATCCAACAGAGCAGCTCGGAGGAGAGCCTGAAGAAGGAGCGCGCATtgctcaacaagctcaaccTGACACTGGTCAGCATTCTCAAGCAAGAGTGGCCGCACAACTGGCCCACCTTCATCAACGAAATCGTCACATCATGCCGTAGCAGCCTTCCCATATGCGAGAACAACATGGCCATTCTGCGATTGTTGTCAGAGGAAGTCTTCGACTTCTCAGCGGAGCAGATGACGAGTACCAAGACGCGCCAGCTCAAACAGAGCATGTGCGACGAGTTTACCAGCATCTACCAGCTCTGCTCTGAGATTCTACGGACCGCAGACCAACCCAGTCTGATCAAGGCCACACTCGAGACGCTGTTGCGCTTTTTGAACTGGATCCCACtcggctatatcttcgagacCCCACCCGGTACTCAAATGTCGCTGATCGAGCTCTTGCGCAGCCGTTTTCTCGAGGTGCCTGAATTCCGCAACATCACTCTCAAGTGCTTGACCGAGATTGGCAGCCTGCAGACCGAGCAAAACTGGAACGAAAAGCTGGTGGAAATGTTTACTGAGACGCTTACCACCATCTCCAAGATCATTCCTCTTACGTTAGACCTCAAACAGACGTACGCTTCTTCAAACGGCAGAGACCAAGAGTTTGTCCAGAATCTCGCACTCTTCCTGTGCAATTTCTTCAGCAATCACCTCAGCCTCATCGAGGCGTTACCGAATCGAGACTTCTTGATTCATGGCCACTTCTACCTCATTCGGATAAGTCAGATTGACGATCGCGAGATCTTCAAGATCTGCCTCGAGTACTGGACGAAATTGGTGTGTGAGCTGTACGACGAGATGCAGCAGATCCCCATCACAGAGATGAACCCACTCATCAACATGAGTGGGATGGCGAATGGAGGCGGCGCGATGAATCCACAAATCTTGGCTAACTACCCACTTCGTAAGCACAAGTACACCGATGTGCTCTCCAACCTGCGACAAGTCATGATCGAGAAGATGGTCCGACCTGAGGAGGTGCTCATTGTGGAGAACGATGAAGGAGAGATTGTGCGTGAGTTCGTCAAGGAGTCGGACACGATCCAGCTCTACAAGACGACGAGAGAATGTCTAGTGTTCCTGACACATCTTGACGTCGTCGACACTGAGCAGATCATGTCCGAGAAGTTGGCGCGACAAGTCGATGGTACAGAGTGGAGCTGGGCCAACTGCAACACGCTCTGCTGGGCTATTGGTTCGATCTCAGGTGCCATGAACGAAGAAACCGAGAAGCGTTTCCTTGTCACTGTCATTAAAGACCTGCTGGGACTTACGGAAATGAAGCGCGGCAAGGACAACAAGGCTGTCGTGGCATCCAACATCATGTACATTGTTGGACAGTACCCACGATTCTTGAAGGCGCACTGGAAGTTCCTCAAGACTGTCGTCAATAAGCTTTTCGAATTCATGCACGAGACGCACGAGGGTGTGCAGGATATGGCTTGCGATACGTTCATTAAGATTGCTAACAAGTGCAAGCGGCATTTCGTCATCCAACAGCCTGGCGAGACAGAACCGTTCATCGATGAGATTGTCAAGACCATGCGCAAGATTACCTGCGATCTGTCTCCCCAGCAGGTCCATACTTTCTACGAGGCATGCGGTTACATGATCAGCGCACAGGGCCACAAGAATACTCAGGAGCGTCTGATTGGTGAGTTGATGAGCTTGCCCAATGCTGCGTGGGACCAGATCATCCAGTCAGCCCACCAGGACCCGAGCATATTGCAGAATGCCGAGACGATCAAGGTCGTCGGCAACATCATGAAGACAAACGTTGCAGCTTGCAGCAGCATCGGAGCATACTTCTACCCACAAATTGGCCGGATCTACATGGACATGCTCACCATGTACCGCGCATCATCACAACTCATCGACGAGGCCGTGCAGCGTGATGGCAACATCGCCACCAAGATGCCCAAAGTGCGAGGTCTGAGGACCATCAAGAAGGAGATCCTGAAGCTCATCACGACCTATGTCGAGAAAGCAGACGATCTGGAGATGGTGCACACAACGCTGGTGCCTCAGCTGCTTGAAGCCATCCTCCTCGATTACAAGAACAACGTGCCAGATGCACGCGAGGCGGAGGTCCTGGCAGTCATTACTGTCTTGATCACGAAACTTCAG GGCATGATGACCGAACAAGTGCCTGCAATTCTCGACAATTGCTTCGAATGCACTCTCGACATGATCAACAAGGATTTCTCCGAATACCCAGAACATCGCGTTGAGTTCTTCAAGCTGCTGCGTGCGATCAACCAGCGTTGCTTCCCGGCTCTCATCAAGCTCGATCAGGCTCACTTCAAGCTCGTCATTGACAGCTGCATGTGGGCTTCTAAGCACGACAATCGTGCTGTCGAGGGCGAGGGTCTCAACATGTGTATCGAGTTGGTTGAGAACATGGCGAACCACACCGACCAACAGACGTGCGATGCCTTCTTCCAGAGCTTCTACACGACGATCTTGCAggacgtcttcttcgtccttaCCGATTCCGACCACAAGGCCGGCTTCAAGTACCAGTCGATGCTGCTCGCCCGACTCTTCTGGCTCGTTGGCGCCAACAAGATTTCTCAGCCAATCTACACCCCAGACCAAGCTACCGCCGGCACCACCAACAAAGACTTTTTGCAGAACTTTGTCGCGTCGCTGCTCAGCAATGCATTCCCGAACCTGCAGGCCGCACAGATCACCAACTTCATCAAGCAGCTTTTCGACAGCACAGAGGACCTGCCCAAGTTCAAGCTGATCCTTCGTGACTTCCTCATTCAGCTAAAGGAGTTCGCTGGTGACAATGCCGAGCTCTTCCAGGAGGACCGCGAGAAGGCCATTCGCGACGCCAAGGACGCCGAGCGCGAGCGCATGTCCAAGGTCGGCGGTCTTCTCAAGCCTTCGGAacttgacgaggacgacttgtGA